The genomic interval ATCACCATTGGATCGTAGGCTATTTCGTCCGTCATTTGTATAACAATTATAAATACATCATGGATCTGAACAAACAGCGTGTCTAAAAGCGGGTTAATGAATCCGGCTACTGGGGCAAGCAGCAACATCGTAAACATTAAGGGAATAACAAATAGTGTAAAATAAGGAACAATCACTGTATTTAATAAAATGGAAAGCGGCTGAAATGTAAAAAAGTATTCCACCTGAAGCGGAAGGATCATCATCTGGGAAATGAAACTAATTTTTAAAACAGTGAAAAATGAACTGTTCGTCTGTAGGAGCCAATCCTTGGATAAAAGTAGTCCGAATGTGACACAGAACGATAACTGGAAGCCAACCTGGTAAACAATATAAGGGTCAAAACAAATAAGCAACATAAAAACAATGCTGAGTACATCCACAACACTTAATTTCCACCCCCATTTACCGGTAGCCATGAACAATAGAACCATTGCACTCGCCCGCAACACAGACGCCTCACCACCTGCAAGCAATGCATAAATAGGTAGAAAAACGATGACAGTCCATTGTGCTTTTTCCCTGGTGGCGCCAGCATATTTCACGAGCAACATATAAAGAAGTCCCACGACTAGCCCAACGTGTAAACCGGAAATAGCTAGCAGGTGAGTTAAATTCCAGCGTTGAAACAGTTCTTTTGTTTCTTCATCAATTTCGGTATCATCACCAAGCACAAGCGCATTTAGCCATGCAGCTGTTTGTGTGCTAAGGTGTTGCTGCACATATTGAATCATGTCGGACCGGAGCTGATAAATATTTTGCATAAATGATGACCCGGTGCAGGTAATAGCTTCAGAATCATTGATTATCACTTGATAAAATATCCCTTGTGAGGCCAAATAATTGCGGTAATCAAACTGTCCCGGATTTCTGGCGGCATCGGGGGTTTCAGGGGTGCCGACAATCCGGCATGAAGCACCGTACTTCAAATGAAGACCATCACGCTTATCCCCAAAATAAGTAACAAAAAAGTCATTACCGGTGACATCATCAGTAATGGTAAAATCAATTTTCGTGGGGGTCTTTTGCACAGGACGCGTTATTTTTCCATTTATTTTTTGTTCCTTGTCATAAGGAAGTTTTGGTACAGGTTGTTCTATATCGGGAAGATAAAAGAAGAAAAAGAGTGTGATGGCCAGGGAAACAATGAGCGATAATTTCCCCAGCCTGTGGCGAATATACAGCCATATGATCCAGAAGAAAAATAGTACGATAATCCATTCATAACCAAACATAATGGAGAGGAAACTACTGACAATACCTAACGCCGGAAAATGCCAATATCCTTGCATTAGCGATACCTATAATCGGAAAAGTGATTCTGCTTCAGTTTTCAAAACTTGATACATTTCCTGATCATTTGTTTGTCTTTTTAGTTCCTCAAGCAACTGATGAATGTAAGCATCCTTTTCCTGATAATTGGGATCAATCAACAGCTCAGTAAGTTCCACTTTTCTTGTTTCCACACCGGCGTTCTTGAATAGATCAAGTGCGTATGGATGGTTTTTATAGTCTTTAGCATAATAAACGGTCTTAATACCGCTCTGGATTATTTGTTTACAGCACTGCAAGCACGGGAAGTGCGTCACATATATTTCGGCGCCATCCGTCGGCACACCAAATTTGGCACATTGCAGCAATGCATTCGCTTCAGCATGGATGGTGCGAACGCAATGACCATCAATGATATAGCACCCTTCATCAATGCAGTGGACGCCTCCGGAAACACTACCATTGTAACCACCGGCAATAATACGCTTGTCCCTCACGATTGTAGCGCCAACCATTAGTCTTGTACAGGTGCTCCGCATCGCCAGTAAATGACTTTGCGCCATAAAATATTGATCCCATGGAATTCGTTTCATAAACTAACCACCTCGTATCATATGTTTAGGTTTCTATTTAGCCTGTTACTTCTTACTGTTGCCCCGACAAACTTGATAAACATAAAAGCTGTTTTCTAAAAGGTTATTTTTAGTCACAAAAGATATATAATGCGACGTAAGTCACCAATGCCTCAGCTCCCCCAGGAGTCTCCGTGTATACGGGCTACTTGGAAGGGATTATATTCTTTAACAATTCCTAAGAAAGCATACAAATATTAAAATTATATACGCACAACGCCAGTGGAGGAAAAACACGAAGACTCCTGCGGGAAGTAGGAGATCGGTGAGACCCCACAGGGCATAAGCCCGAGGAGGCTCACCACTCCCCCGCGGAAAGCGAAGTGTTTTTCCGGAACGGTAGTCCTACCGCCACCTCAAATTATGTCGCATTATATATCTTATGTTCATTTCGGGATGCGAAAGTTGCGTTTAAAAATTTACTGCTGTAATTACTCCGTTACCCCGTACCGCTAGCGGCCGCTTTCCTCAGCGCTGCTACCCTACCCGAAGACCCACCACTTCCTCGAAAAATGAAAGAAAAGTACTCGTCGCAGAAGCCTTTGTTATCACCCGAAACATGCAGGGTCAGCGATATGGTCAAAACGTAATGGAACTGTATAAGACCGCAGATTAAGGAATTTGTATTTCTTCTTTCAGTGCTTCCAATGTTTTTTCACCAATCCCCGATACGTCAAGCAAGTCTTCAGTGTCTTTAAACAAGCCATTCTCCTCACGGTACTGAATAACGGCTTGGGCTTTTGATGGCCCGATTCCGTTTAATTCCTCAATCTCAGCCTGATCTGCATAATTAATCCGTACTTTCTTTGTACCGGTTTTAGATGTTACCGACGATGGTGTTGCATTTTCAGCAATTGCCGGCACCATAATCACCATCTCATCTTGAACTTTCTGTGCCAAGTTTACTGTTGTTTGATCTGCATTTTTCTTGAACCCGCCCGCCATCTGAATGACATCGTGGACACGCGCATCTGCTGCTGTTTCATAAACACCCGGGGCCACAACCTCCCCTTTTACATCAACCATCACTTCGGTTGGTTGCTGTTTTACTTTGCTATCGTCCGGGCTATCCGCCTTAAGATTCGGATTAGTAGATTCTTTTTCAAGAATTGCTTCGTCGGAACTATCATTATTCCAAAACAAAAAGATGCCGACGATTAAAACAAGAATGATGGGAAATAAGTATTTTTTCAGGAGATAAAACAAGGGGCTCACTTCCTTTGGTGAATTTCCAGGGGATACAGTAAAGTAAAATATGGGGCTTGTTTACTTATTCGACGTTCCTCGGCAAATTCCTCTTTTAAAAATAAAAACGGTCGAAAAAATTTACTCCTCCGACCGTTTGATGGCAGTGATAAAAAGTCTCTCCCCCATTTCATCGATGGCATTATCTTGTATAGAAAAATTACTGGATAAGTGCTGTATATCAAAACCTGCTTCATCAAGCAATTGTTTATAAAATGTCACGGGGTATGTCCGCTGGTGATGATATTCGTCAAAACGGACATATTGCCCATTGGACTTATCACGGGCAAACAAGGTCAAATCGTGGTGCATCTCCCCTTCCTCATCGCCTGCCGAGCAAAACCATACATATGCCACATCATCAGTTACATCAGCAAACGTCTGATTGGTCAAATAGTTATGGACATAATCAAGCGAGTGAATATCGAAAATAAACAACCCTTCTGATTTCAGTAAAGTTGCCACGTGCTGAAAAACGGAACGGAGCTCATCTTCTCCTGTTATGTAATTTAAGACATCACAATAACTAATCGCCACGTCATAATGACGAAAACCTTCTAACATACGCAAGTCCTGCTGAATGAACTGTACATTAAGCCGTTGTCTCGCAGCTCGCTCGTGTGCAATGGTTAGCATATCACTTGAATAATCCACCCCGGTCATCCGATATCCTGACTTGGCTAGACGTGTAGTAATTTGTCCGGTTCCACAACCTAAGTCAATAATGGAGGAAACTGGCTTTCCAGTTTGTGCAATCATAGCTTTAGTGAACGATTCCCATTTATCATAAGGAGCATCTTCCATTAACACATCATAATAATAGGCCAACTGCTCATATTCATAATCATTCTCCGAGGATTCAAGGTTGAGATCCATTTTAGCAGCATCTCCCCATAGCCGCTCCAAGTTATAATAGGAACGCTCCTCTTTATGAAAAACATGGCAAACGATATCTTCAAGGTCAACCAATATCCAGCGCGCTTGGTCAAAACCTTCCATGCGTTTAATAGTAAAATCCATTTCTTCCATCGTTTCCTTGATTGCTCTTGCAATCGCTTGAACCTGACGTTCATTGTTACCGTGACAAATAAGGAAATAATCTGCTACGAGCGATACGTCCCCCATATCCAGTGCCACAATATCTTTTGCTTGTTTGTCATCACACGCTTGTGCAACCTGTTGAATCTTTTGTTTACTGTTCATGAATTAATTACCTCCAGCATTTAGGCGTTTTGTTAAATCATTGTATGCATAAAAAGTATCTGGATAGACGGTCACATGTTTACCTACTAAAAATTGGATTGTATTCCGTAGTGCCATCCAGGCAGCGCGGTATAAATCTTTCTTTGCTGCTTCTCTTACCTCGTCTACTCCCGGAAATGATCTTCCCGGCTCAATGTAGTCAGCAACAAACAGAATCGCCTCCAGTCTGCTCATATGAGCTCTTCCAGTTGTATGGTAACAAATAGCATTCTGTATCTCCGGATTTGTTATCCCATGTCGTTGTTCAACCAGAACGGATGCTACAGGTCCATGCCACAATTCATGGTGATAATCCAGCAAGTCCTTCGATAGGTTGCTTTCCCTTATGATTTGCTGCATGTCTTCAAGTGGAAAATACTTGGCATAATCATGTAAAATGGCCGCCAACTCCGCTTTTTCCAGTGATTCATCATATTGCTTCGCTAAATCAATAGCAGTCTCCGCCACTCGTAGTGTATGGTCAAATCGCTCCTGTTTAAGAAGCGGCTTTACAATCTGGATTGCTTCATCTTTCTTCATACAAATGGTTCTCCTTTATAAAAGTCTCTACACTTTCCGGCACCAAATATTTAATAGATCTTCCGCTGGCAAGCCGTTTTTTTACATCCGTTGAGGAGATATCAATCAACGGTATATCTATCTCAATAATCGGATAATCACTTTCAAGACGAAATCCTTTCCGTTTCACCCCTACAAATTGAATCATTTCCATCAACTCATCAATTTGTTTCCAGTGTGGTAGATACTCAACCATATCGGCACCTATGATAAAATAAAAGGAAATATCGGGGTGCTCATCCATCAGCAACTTTATTGTATCATATGTGTAAGATTTGCCTGAACGACTCATTTCAATCGTATTCACTTTAAAATAATGATTTCCAATAATGGCGTTTTTGGCCATTTTAACTCGTTGCTCTCCATTAGCTGCTGCTGTTTGTTTGTGCGGCGGCTCGCTTGAAGGCATGAGCCACACTTCGTCGAGTTCGAGTGCCACACGTACCTCCTCAGCGACGATTAAATGACCAATATGTGGGGGGTCAAAGGTACCGCCCAATATTCCAACATGTTTCATATCTGACTCCTTTACGGAAGCTGAATTTGCTTGTTTTCCTGTGATTCCTTATATAGCACGATTGTATTTCCGATTACTTGAACAATCTCGGCCCCAGTGCCGGAAGCAAGTTTTTCCGCAACGGTATTTTTATCCTCTAGGGAATTCTGCAAAAGACTTACTTTCAAGAGCTCCCTCTTTTCCAGTGCATCGGCAATCTGTTCTGTCATATTATTATTGACACCTGTTTTACCAACTTGAAAAATAGGTTTTTCGTGATGCGCTTTTGAACGTAAATAGCGTTTTTGTTTTCCTGTAAGCATTTTATCTTCCTTCCAGTAACGTTTTTAGTTGCTGTTTTAAATCACCAATTGGAATGTTGTATGATGTCCACAGTTGAAATGCGTATTGTGCCTGGTACAAAAGCATTGTGTGACCATAGTGGACATGTGCACCTTTCCGGCGTGCCGTTTGCAGGAACTTTGTAGTAAGCGGCTGATAAATGATATCACTGACAATACTACCTTCATTCAATTGTTCCAGCGAAATTATTTGTTCTTCCGTGTTTGGCTTCATACCAACGGCAGTTGTCTGGATAATCAGATTGTAATGTCCAAGTACCTCTTCAGCTTCCTGCAAGCCCAAAACGTTTGTCTGGACACCGTCGCTGCCTTTTTGTGCAATGGCCTCGGCGCTTACTGTTGTCCTGTTGGCGATATCGATGTTCGACAATCCCTCAGCTATTAATGCTTGATAAACCCCTCGTGCTGCACCACCTGCCCCGATAATTAATACCTTACAGGCTGTGTCCTCGAAAACAGACGGATGTTGCTCCTTCAATCCGCGAACATAGCCAGTTCCATCGGTATTATATCCAACCCACTTTCCATTTTGATTGACAACAGTATTAACCGCACCGGTTACCTCCGCTTTCCATTCGAGTTGATCCAAATAAGGAATAATCTTCTGTTTATACGGGACTGTCACATTAAACCCATGTAGTCCACTCGATTTCAGCTTTTCCAGCTCTCTTGTAAATGAATCTTCCGGGGTAATTTCAATTAAGGAATACGTACCGGTTAAACCGGATTTTTCGAGAAACTGATTATGAATCCACGGTGACAGTGAATGTTGAATAGGATGACCGATAAGACCAAGTCTGAATTGCATATGGCACCTCCTAAGTAAATGAATTTCTTATTGATACATGGACACCTTTTGGGCTGTGTGCAGACACAGTCAGCTCACCATCGGGTATCGTAATCCAGCCAAGACCCGGGAACACAATATCATTTTTCCCGTTCTCAAGCCTAAATGTCTGCTCGGCTAATTCCGGCAGAATCGCAAGCGTGTCCCTATCAGGTGGAGATAAAAGCTCCCCCAGATGCTGCTCGAAAAGGTTATCCGCTTTTTGCAGCTTCGTCCGGTGAATCGCAAGTTCATTTGCAAAATAACAAACGAACGACTGCCTCTCTCCTTTTAGAAAGTCAAGCCTTGCTAGCCCCCCGATAAAAAGTGTTTGCCCGCTGTTTAACTGATAAACTCTCGGCTTAATTTCCTTTTTGGGTGTTATGACTTTTAGATCACTGCTGGAAACATAATGAGCCATTTGCTGTTTATTGACGATACCCGGTGTGTCAATGAAAGCTGACTCATCATCGAGCGGGATTTCTATGAAACCAAGTGTTGTACCGGGAAAATAAGAAGTTGTGATTACATCCGTCGTTCCGGTTGTTTGTTCAATTAACTTATTGATGAACGTCGATTTCCCTACATTTGTCGTCCCAACAATGTATACATCTTGCCGGTTACGATAGTGCTCAATAGCCTTCGTTAACTCTGTTATCCCGTGCCCTTTCACAGATGAGATCAAATAGACATCTTTGACCGTAATCCCTGCTTTTTTCGCCTCTGACCGAAGCCACTGGGTCAACTTTCTTTGATTTGTCGATTTCGGTAGCAGGTCCATTTTGTTTCCAACAAGAATAACCGGTTTATTACCGACAATCCGCTGCAAGCTCTTAATGATGCTTCCTTCCGCATCAAAAATGTCAATGAGGTGGACAACCACCCCTTCTTTATCCCTGATTTGACTAACCATTGACAAAAAATCATCATCTGACATTGTTACATCCTGTATTTCATTATAATGCTTTAAACGGAAACAGCGCTGACATAATACAATCTCCCTATTAAGTGCATTTTCCGGGGTATAACCAGCTTGATCCGGGTCAGATGTCTGAATATGAATGCCACAACCCTGACAATTAATGTTTTCCATCATTACTCCTCCCAGCTTATCTTACCTTTTTTACGCATATATCTTAAAATTTGCCGCTCAATTTTCCGGTTAAACCTGGTAACTTTACCATCCGTTTGAACAATCGGCACAACCAAGATTGTGTGAAATCCAGCAATATTGCCACCAAGGATGTCAGTTAAAATCTGGTCGCCCACAACAACGATATCATCTTTCTGTAGTTCCATTTCCCTCGCGGCACGTTTGAACGCATGGCTCAGCGGTTTCCTTGCACTGAATACGAACGGTGTATTAAGCGGTTCAGAAAAAAGTTTCACGCGCTCCATATTATTGTTTGAGATAATGGTCACTTTTATATTATGTTCATTCATCATCCTAAACCATTCAATTATTTCAGGCGTCGCATCCTTTACATCCCATGCGACAAGGGTATTATCCAAATCAGTGATAATCCCTTTTAATCCTCTTTTCTTCAATTCATCCGGATGAATATCAAAAATACTTTTTACATGCTGATTTGGCAAAAACAATTTTAACAACCCGTTACACCTCTTACTGCTACTATTTCAATCGTATTGTCCCCGTTTGTAAAGCGATTAAGCTAAAGTCAATCTTAATAGAGTATACAACATTTGCCTATTATAACTTAAACCAATACGAACTTTCCACAAATGGAAGTCAACAACATTCCATCTATCATTAGTCTATGTCAATTATGCCAAAAACCGTTCGACAAATTTATGCATGATTCGATATGTGGATAACTCAGTGCACAAAATCCACAGTGAAATATCAACATTTTTCGCTTGTTACTGTATGTTTTACACAAGTTATCTACAAACGAATGTGGATAATGCTATCCTTGTGATGCCCTGTATTTCATGATAAATTATTAACAACATGTTCAAGACGAACAGCAAGTGTTTTACAAGGTTAGGAGGGCTATATTCATGGAAGATCTGTCAGATGAGCTGCTATTGGAATCCTATTACAAAGCAAATGAATTAAATTTAAGCCCCGACTTTATATATCTGATTGAAAAAGAAATTAGCAGAAGAAATTTAACAAACAAAGTAAAAACATACAGCTAATCCTGATCGGGTTCAACCCCATTGTCACCAAATTGACAGGGGTTTTTTATTTTAAGTCCTTCCAGTTTATGATAAGCTGTCCATGATAATATATAATTGACGGCATAAACTACATAAAACAATTTGTCGACAAGCTTGTTGTAATTTCGAGGAGGACATTAATCAGATGCTATACATAGTACTCATCCCACTTTTACTTTCCTGTATCATACCTTTCATTAGTAAAATAAAACATAAACTTCATACTGGTTTGTTCGTATTTCTGATCCCAACAGTTATCTTTATTTACTTTGTCCGCTTTGTCGGTACAGAATTTGAGCCAGTTAGACAATCGTATAACTGGATTCCGTCGCTCGGAATAAACTTCGATTTTTATTTAGACGGCCTGAGTCTGTTATTTGCATTATTAATCAGTGGAATTGGTGCCCTAGTAGTTTTATACTCTATTTACTATCTTGATAAGGGTGAACGGCTGGGACATTTTTATGTCTACTTACTAATGTTTATGTCAGCAATGCTCGGTGTCGTGCTATCCGACAATATTTTCGTACTTTACACCTTTTGGGAATTGACATCTATTTCTTCATTCTTATTAATTGGATACTGGCATTTTAAAGAAAAGTCACGATATGGTGCACTAAAATCCATGTTAATAACCATTTTTGGCGGATTAAGCATGTTTGGCGGTTTTATTCTTTTATCGGTTATGACCGGGACGACAAGCATTCAGGTTATGATTCAAAATGCAGAGGTTATCATGAACAGCCCGTATATGCCGCTTGCTCTTGGTTTTTTGTTGATGGGAGCTTTTACCAAATCAGCACAGTTCCCATTCCATATTTGGCTCCCAGATGCCATGGAAGCACCGACACCTGTTAGTGCTTATCTTCATTCGGCAACAATGGTAAAAGCGGGCCTCTTCCTAGTGGCAAGGTTCTCGCCAATTTTCGCTGACTA from Lentibacillus cibarius carries:
- a CDS encoding sporulation histidine kinase inhibitor Sda, producing the protein MEDLSDELLLESYYKANELNLSPDFIYLIEKEISRRNLTNKVKTYS
- the yqeK gene encoding bis(5'-nucleosyl)-tetraphosphatase (symmetrical) YqeK, giving the protein MKKDEAIQIVKPLLKQERFDHTLRVAETAIDLAKQYDESLEKAELAAILHDYAKYFPLEDMQQIIRESNLSKDLLDYHHELWHGPVASVLVEQRHGITNPEIQNAICYHTTGRAHMSRLEAILFVADYIEPGRSFPGVDEVREAAKKDLYRAAWMALRNTIQFLVGKHVTVYPDTFYAYNDLTKRLNAGGN
- a CDS encoding helix-hairpin-helix domain-containing protein gives rise to the protein MFYLLKKYLFPIILVLIVGIFLFWNNDSSDEAILEKESTNPNLKADSPDDSKVKQQPTEVMVDVKGEVVAPGVYETAADARVHDVIQMAGGFKKNADQTTVNLAQKVQDEMVIMVPAIAENATPSSVTSKTGTKKVRINYADQAEIEELNGIGPSKAQAVIQYREENGLFKDTEDLLDVSGIGEKTLEALKEEIQIP
- a CDS encoding nicotinate-nucleotide adenylyltransferase, with protein sequence MKHVGILGGTFDPPHIGHLIVAEEVRVALELDEVWLMPSSEPPHKQTAAANGEQRVKMAKNAIIGNHYFKVNTIEMSRSGKSYTYDTIKLLMDEHPDISFYFIIGADMVEYLPHWKQIDELMEMIQFVGVKRKGFRLESDYPIIEIDIPLIDISSTDVKKRLASGRSIKYLVPESVETFIKENHLYEER
- a CDS encoding YqeG family HAD IIIA-type phosphatase, with the translated sequence MLKLFLPNQHVKSIFDIHPDELKKRGLKGIITDLDNTLVAWDVKDATPEIIEWFRMMNEHNIKVTIISNNNMERVKLFSEPLNTPFVFSARKPLSHAFKRAAREMELQKDDIVVVGDQILTDILGGNIAGFHTILVVPIVQTDGKVTRFNRKIERQILRYMRKKGKISWEE
- the rsfS gene encoding ribosome silencing factor, producing MNSKQKIQQVAQACDDKQAKDIVALDMGDVSLVADYFLICHGNNERQVQAIARAIKETMEEMDFTIKRMEGFDQARWILVDLEDIVCHVFHKEERSYYNLERLWGDAAKMDLNLESSENDYEYEQLAYYYDVLMEDAPYDKWESFTKAMIAQTGKPVSSIIDLGCGTGQITTRLAKSGYRMTGVDYSSDMLTIAHERAARQRLNVQFIQQDLRMLEGFRHYDVAISYCDVLNYITGEDELRSVFQHVATLLKSEGLFIFDIHSLDYVHNYLTNQTFADVTDDVAYVWFCSAGDEEGEMHHDLTLFARDKSNGQYVRFDEYHHQRTYPVTFYKQLLDEAGFDIQHLSSNFSIQDNAIDEMGERLFITAIKRSEE
- a CDS encoding DNA internalization-related competence protein ComEC/Rec2; this translates as MQGYWHFPALGIVSSFLSIMFGYEWIIVLFFFWIIWLYIRHRLGKLSLIVSLAITLFFFFYLPDIEQPVPKLPYDKEQKINGKITRPVQKTPTKIDFTITDDVTGNDFFVTYFGDKRDGLHLKYGASCRIVGTPETPDAARNPGQFDYRNYLASQGIFYQVIINDSEAITCTGSSFMQNIYQLRSDMIQYVQQHLSTQTAAWLNALVLGDDTEIDEETKELFQRWNLTHLLAISGLHVGLVVGLLYMLLVKYAGATREKAQWTVIVFLPIYALLAGGEASVLRASAMVLLFMATGKWGWKLSVVDVLSIVFMLLICFDPYIVYQVGFQLSFCVTFGLLLSKDWLLQTNSSFFTVLKISFISQMMILPLQVEYFFTFQPLSILLNTVIVPYFTLFVIPLMFTMLLLAPVAGFINPLLDTLFVQIHDVFIIVIQMTDEIAYDPMVIGSFPLLATVLYYVCFVVFMAKAESKKQKEAFAWGCSLVLLVMLIIIKPYLSPDGKVTMLDIGQGDAFVVELPYRKGVILIDAGAPVNFGEKKPSDNVYKQIIRPYLRSQGIAKIDAIFLSHADTDHMGSFPYILADMPVKHVVVSDYYTFANPVLEALKNNEVNIVRTESGDKLTIEDGGFHVLSPSKDSQSKNENSLVLYTELGGKTWLFTGDIGRETEKEIIRLYPNLTIDVLKVAHHGSRTSTGSDFLQEIHPVYGLISAGVNNMYSHPHRDVLQSLQFEEVNIYRTDKHGAVQYDFRKGEGTFSTYLP
- the yqeH gene encoding ribosome biogenesis GTPase YqeH, producing the protein MENINCQGCGIHIQTSDPDQAGYTPENALNREIVLCQRCFRLKHYNEIQDVTMSDDDFLSMVSQIRDKEGVVVHLIDIFDAEGSIIKSLQRIVGNKPVILVGNKMDLLPKSTNQRKLTQWLRSEAKKAGITVKDVYLISSVKGHGITELTKAIEHYRNRQDVYIVGTTNVGKSTFINKLIEQTTGTTDVITTSYFPGTTLGFIEIPLDDESAFIDTPGIVNKQQMAHYVSSSDLKVITPKKEIKPRVYQLNSGQTLFIGGLARLDFLKGERQSFVCYFANELAIHRTKLQKADNLFEQHLGELLSPPDRDTLAILPELAEQTFRLENGKNDIVFPGLGWITIPDGELTVSAHSPKGVHVSIRNSFT
- the aroE gene encoding shikimate dehydrogenase, whose amino-acid sequence is MQFRLGLIGHPIQHSLSPWIHNQFLEKSGLTGTYSLIEITPEDSFTRELEKLKSSGLHGFNVTVPYKQKIIPYLDQLEWKAEVTGAVNTVVNQNGKWVGYNTDGTGYVRGLKEQHPSVFEDTACKVLIIGAGGAARGVYQALIAEGLSNIDIANRTTVSAEAIAQKGSDGVQTNVLGLQEAEEVLGHYNLIIQTTAVGMKPNTEEQIISLEQLNEGSIVSDIIYQPLTTKFLQTARRKGAHVHYGHTMLLYQAQYAFQLWTSYNIPIGDLKQQLKTLLEGR
- a CDS encoding ComE operon protein 2, which encodes MKRIPWDQYFMAQSHLLAMRSTCTRLMVGATIVRDKRIIAGGYNGSVSGGVHCIDEGCYIIDGHCVRTIHAEANALLQCAKFGVPTDGAEIYVTHFPCLQCCKQIIQSGIKTVYYAKDYKNHPYALDLFKNAGVETRKVELTELLIDPNYQEKDAYIHQLLEELKRQTNDQEMYQVLKTEAESLFRL
- the yhbY gene encoding ribosome assembly RNA-binding protein YhbY; the encoded protein is MLTGKQKRYLRSKAHHEKPIFQVGKTGVNNNMTEQIADALEKRELLKVSLLQNSLEDKNTVAEKLASGTGAEIVQVIGNTIVLYKESQENKQIQLP